One window of Paludibacter propionicigenes WB4 genomic DNA carries:
- the lepB gene encoding signal peptidase I — protein sequence MKIKYRLQKFWKIALQVLVLILVSVILTIVLKVFCFASFKVPSGSMEPTLKTGDYIMVNKMILGPRIFKDWKFWASGNWKMKRLKGMRAIRRNEILVFNFPITNDNWSKIEMDFNAHYVKRCVGIPGDTFYIEDGFYKVKGCNDTLGAYGNQQALFARNDSTLNKIVFNCFPFDDLHHWTMKNFGPLYIPKAKDKIQIDSKNIELYRKMIVYETGKNVDVNHDIVTLGGKPLTAYVFKMNYYFMAGDYVMDSKDSRYWGLLPEDHIIGKVSFIWKSEDENTGKYRWERFFKGV from the coding sequence ATGAAAATAAAATATCGTTTACAAAAATTCTGGAAGATAGCGCTACAGGTATTGGTTTTGATTCTTGTAAGTGTTATCCTGACTATTGTCCTCAAAGTGTTTTGTTTTGCATCTTTCAAGGTTCCATCGGGTTCGATGGAACCCACTTTGAAAACAGGCGATTATATTATGGTAAATAAAATGATATTGGGACCTCGCATATTTAAAGATTGGAAATTCTGGGCAAGTGGCAACTGGAAAATGAAAAGATTGAAAGGCATGCGTGCTATCAGACGGAATGAGATATTGGTATTTAATTTCCCAATCACGAATGACAATTGGAGTAAGATAGAGATGGATTTTAACGCGCATTATGTAAAGCGTTGTGTGGGCATTCCCGGCGATACTTTCTATATTGAGGATGGTTTTTATAAAGTAAAAGGTTGTAATGATACCTTAGGAGCGTATGGTAATCAACAGGCTTTATTCGCCAGGAATGATTCTACTTTGAATAAGATTGTTTTTAATTGCTTTCCTTTTGATGATCTCCATCATTGGACAATGAAAAACTTCGGACCACTCTATATCCCAAAAGCTAAGGATAAAATACAGATTGATTCTAAAAACATTGAATTGTATAGAAAGATGATTGTTTACGAAACAGGTAAGAACGTAGACGTGAACCACGATATCGTTACGCTGGGAGGTAAACCACTTACAGCGTATGTTTTTAAAATGAACTATTATTTTATGGCCGGCGATTATGTTATGGACTCCAAGGATTCACGCTACTGGGGTCTCTTACCCGAAGATCATATTATAGGTAAGGTGTCTTTTATCTGGAAATCGGAAGATGAAAATACAGGTAAGTACAGGTGGGAGCGGTTTTTTAAAG